In the Aliarcobacter cryaerophilus genome, one interval contains:
- the gltX gene encoding glutamate--tRNA ligase, with translation MTVTRFAPSPTGYLHIGGLRTALYSYLWARKNGGVFRLRIEDTDLERNSQEALNAIIEAFNWVGLSYDGEVEYQSKRTEIYKKYINQLLESGNAYKCYMSKEELDSLRAKQEAAKQTPRYDETWRPEDGKVLPTIPEGIEPVIRIKAPKTGEIRFLDGVKGDMKFDASFVDDFVIARSNGMPTYNFVVTIDDMLMEMTDVIRGDDHLSNTPKQIVIYNTLGVKHPNFYHVPMINNPEGKKLSKRDGAMDVMDYKRLGYLPEALLNFLVRLGWSNKDQEIFSMKEMLELFDPKNINKSASAYNGEKLLWLNSEYIKTVSNDRLIEELKFFDLDLTNYSKKEEILNLAKQRANTLLELKKSILDIKNSPNEYEEAGVKKFVKDDTNSILKEYLELLEENKNSFVSPSELENITKPFIETKGLKFPQLFQPIRIALTGGTQAPSVYDILFILDFAESKIRISKALEKNFKNS, from the coding sequence ATGACAGTTACAAGATTTGCACCAAGCCCTACGGGATATTTACATATTGGTGGATTAAGAACAGCTCTTTATAGCTATTTATGGGCAAGAAAAAATGGTGGAGTTTTTAGACTTAGAATTGAAGATACTGATTTAGAAAGAAATAGTCAAGAGGCTTTAAATGCAATTATTGAAGCTTTTAACTGGGTTGGTTTATCTTATGATGGAGAGGTTGAATATCAATCAAAAAGAACTGAAATATATAAAAAATATATAAATCAACTACTTGAAAGTGGAAATGCTTATAAATGTTATATGAGTAAAGAAGAACTTGATAGCTTAAGAGCAAAACAAGAAGCTGCAAAACAAACTCCAAGATATGATGAGACATGGAGACCTGAAGATGGAAAAGTTTTACCTACAATTCCAGAAGGAATTGAGCCAGTTATTAGAATCAAAGCTCCAAAAACAGGAGAGATTAGATTTCTTGATGGTGTGAAAGGTGATATGAAATTTGATGCATCTTTTGTTGATGACTTTGTAATTGCAAGATCAAATGGAATGCCTACATATAACTTTGTTGTAACTATTGATGATATGTTAATGGAAATGACAGATGTAATTAGAGGCGATGATCACTTATCAAATACTCCAAAACAGATTGTTATTTATAATACTTTAGGTGTAAAGCATCCAAACTTTTATCATGTACCTATGATAAATAATCCAGAAGGTAAAAAACTATCAAAAAGAGATGGTGCAATGGATGTTATGGATTATAAGAGACTTGGATATTTACCAGAAGCTTTATTAAACTTTTTAGTAAGACTTGGTTGGTCAAATAAAGATCAAGAGATATTTAGTATGAAAGAGATGCTAGAACTATTTGATCCAAAAAATATAAATAAATCAGCATCTGCATATAATGGTGAAAAACTTTTATGGTTAAATAGTGAGTATATAAAAACTGTTTCAAATGATAGATTAATAGAGGAGTTGAAATTTTTTGATTTAGATTTAACTAATTACTCTAAAAAAGAGGAGATTTTAAACCTTGCAAAACAAAGAGCAAATACACTATTAGAATTAAAAAAATCTATACTTGATATAAAAAACAGTCCTAATGAGTATGAAGAAGCTGGGGTTAAAAAATTTGTAAAAGATGATACAAATTCAATTTTAAAAGAGTATTTAGAGCTTTTAGAAGAGAATAAAAATAGTTTTGTATCTCCTAGTGAACTTGAAAATATTACAAAACCATTTATAGAAACAAAAGGCTTAAAATTTCCACAACTGTTCCAACCTATAAGAATTGCATTAACTGGTGGAACACAAGCACCATCAGTTTACGATATACTTTTTATCTTAGATTTCGCTGAAAGTAAGATAAGAATTTCAAAAGCTTTGGAAAAAAATTTTAAAAACTCTTGA
- a CDS encoding TolC family protein: protein MKKVVFTSLIFASYLFGTSIENIVQKSLQNNFDIKSLENSIEIANFQIKQAKNWENPMISFKANDIMLNKNYLNNQKEYGIELSQAIPIGKKLELEESIAKKDKLLQEQTLQDIKLEFESKIYLYSYTILILENRLKLLNEYQKNLNRLEELYTKLYSYDKVSLNEILNTQISKYDLQMKINELQTTKDNLYLSLEQISYEKIDKIDDNLVLKDINRQQIEEQLIFHPKIQTLQTTSQKYKDTAQLEDAKKFSSITLALEYMQNKEQDYANITMSMPLPIYNTENINKLKANLNTNETNNKLDSQIHNLRLQTKIYLNNLEQYKTNYKILQEKIVPIKQKIQKVLEEFVGFDKESLKENLNSLNELIDYEMKASEQLEKYFENYSELIYYSNKGVK, encoded by the coding sequence ATGAAAAAAGTAGTTTTTACTTCACTAATTTTTGCTAGTTATTTATTTGGAACTTCGATTGAAAATATAGTACAAAAGAGTTTACAAAATAATTTTGATATTAAAAGCCTTGAAAACTCTATTGAAATTGCTAATTTCCAAATAAAACAGGCTAAAAATTGGGAAAATCCAATGATAAGCTTTAAAGCAAATGATATTATGTTGAATAAAAACTATTTAAATAATCAAAAAGAGTATGGAATTGAGTTATCTCAAGCCATACCTATTGGTAAAAAACTTGAACTTGAAGAGAGTATTGCAAAAAAAGATAAATTATTGCAAGAACAAACTTTACAGGATATAAAGCTAGAATTTGAATCAAAAATTTATCTATATTCATACACTATTTTAATTTTAGAAAATAGATTAAAACTACTAAATGAATATCAAAAGAATTTAAACCGTCTAGAAGAGCTTTATACAAAACTATATTCATATGATAAAGTATCTTTAAATGAGATATTAAATACACAAATTTCAAAATATGATTTACAAATGAAAATAAATGAACTTCAAACAACAAAAGATAATTTATATCTAAGTTTAGAGCAAATAAGTTATGAGAAGATTGATAAAATTGATGATAACTTAGTACTAAAAGATATAAACAGACAACAAATTGAAGAACAATTAATATTTCATCCAAAGATACAAACACTTCAAACAACAAGCCAAAAATATAAAGATACTGCACAACTTGAAGATGCAAAAAAATTTTCAAGTATAACTTTAGCTTTAGAATATATGCAAAATAAAGAGCAAGATTATGCAAATATTACAATGTCTATGCCTCTACCAATTTATAATACAGAAAATATTAATAAATTAAAAGCAAATTTAAATACAAATGAAACTAATAATAAACTAGATAGTCAAATTCATAATTTAAGATTACAAACGAAAATATATCTAAATAATTTAGAGCAATATAAAACAAATTATAAAATCCTTCAAGAAAAGATTGTACCTATAAAACAAAAAATACAAAAGGTTTTAGAAGAGTTTGTAGGATTTGATAAAGAGAGTTTAAAAGAGAATCTAAATAGTTTAAATGAATTGATTGATTATGAGATGAAAGCAAGTGAACAACTTGAAAAATATTTTGAAAACTACAGTGAACTTATATATTACTCAAATAAAGGTGTAAAATGA
- a CDS encoding response regulator transcription factor, producing MKILLLEDDLILNEILEEHLIKQKHQITTTFSSNEAIKELYSETFDLLLLDVNVPDLNGFELLKELRDNNILTPTIFITSLNMVEDMQKGFDSGCDDYIKKPFELKELDIRINNIKRLFNIDIKIIKIDENSYLDLQNLEINLNKKSFIISKKESEILAYLLNNPKKTISIEEIINNIWSYEDSVESSTIRTYIKNLRKILGEDKILNIRGVGYRFNF from the coding sequence ATGAAAATTCTACTTCTAGAAGATGATTTAATCTTAAATGAAATTCTTGAAGAACACTTAATAAAACAAAAACATCAAATTACTACAACTTTTTCTTCAAATGAAGCTATAAAAGAGCTATATTCAGAGACTTTTGATTTACTTCTATTAGATGTAAATGTGCCAGATTTAAATGGCTTTGAACTATTAAAAGAGCTAAGAGATAATAATATTTTAACTCCAACAATATTTATAACATCTCTAAATATGGTCGAAGATATGCAAAAAGGGTTTGATAGTGGATGTGATGACTATATTAAAAAACCTTTTGAGTTAAAAGAGCTTGATATTAGAATAAATAATATAAAAAGGCTTTTTAATATAGATATAAAAATTATAAAAATAGATGAAAATAGTTATTTAGATTTACAAAACTTGGAGATAAATTTAAATAAAAAAAGTTTTATCATCTCAAAAAAAGAGTCTGAAATTCTTGCATATTTATTAAATAATCCAAAAAAAACTATCAGTATTGAAGAGATTATAAATAATATTTGGTCATATGAAGATAGTGTAGAAAGCTCTACAATTAGAACTTATATAAAAAACCTGCGAAAAATATTAGGTGAAGATAAAATATTAAATATAAGAGGAGTTGGATATAGATTTAACTTCTAG
- a CDS encoding efflux RND transporter permease subunit yields the protein MVEKIIDLSVKNRFIVIFITLLLAFGSIYAIKNTSLDAIPDLSANQVIIEVEWSNQSAKTIEEQIAYPLISNLMSLPKIETIRAMSSFSTSMIYVIFKDGVDLYDARSRILEQLSTLQGTFPSLAKVKLGPDASGVGWAYEYALKSKNRSLDELRTLQDYFYKFALLGVDGVSEVASVGGYVRNYEITLNQDRLIQYDLDIEEIKDAIVKNNNDSGARVILENGYEQIISARAYLKSKKDIENITIKTQNNIPLKIKDIAEINLTSNDRRGVAELNGEGEVVGGIVVTRYGVDVHSVIKNVKAKLHSLNIDDVEIVEVYDRTSLIDAAIDTLKRTLIEESIIVMLIVAIFLFHFRSALIIIITLPLTVMISFLLMKLFNIGSNIMSLGGIAIAIGAMVDATIVMVENAHKHLQGKENITKEERIEIILSSAKQVGRPIFFALLLVVVSFLPIFALSGQEGKLFSPLAFTKTFAMLCGAILSITLVPILMIYFIKGKIIQEDKNILNSFFIKIYSPILRLSLKLKYLVVTIFFIIIIFALYTYSKQKWEFMPTLNEATFMYMPVTPYGIGADLTKELAQKTNMVIKSFPEVQNTFAKAGRAATATDPAPLAMIETIITFKPQSQWREGMTYKKLIEEMDKKLQIPGLINTWTYPIKGRIDMLLTGIRTPLGIKLYGKDLEVLQEESSKIENILKKYEGSMSVSADKINQGYYLNIKIDDEAISRYNISKNTILETLSIGVGAEQLTLFLDNLERYPISLRYESNQREDIRALENLQIKTNLGFKPLKTFATLSYEESPSIIQSEKALKVAYVYISPKSDFSIQQYKDDSNKLLKDLKLPDGYYFEWSGQSEFLQQAMSKLSFIIPIVLMFIFILIYLALKNLKYTLIIFCTLPFALSGGVFYIEYLGFNISIAVIVGFMALLGVAAETSIVMMLYLDEAYKNIKEKRDYAVKEAIYHGAVLRLRPKLMTLFAILGGLIPIMYINSIGSEVMQRVAAPMIGGMLSSTILTLIIIPAIFYLVILKKDKIID from the coding sequence ATGGTTGAAAAAATAATAGACCTAAGTGTAAAAAACCGTTTTATTGTAATTTTTATTACTCTACTATTAGCTTTTGGCTCAATCTATGCTATAAAAAATACAAGTTTAGATGCTATTCCTGATTTATCTGCAAATCAAGTAATAATTGAAGTTGAATGGAGTAATCAAAGTGCAAAGACAATAGAAGAGCAAATAGCATATCCATTAATTTCAAATCTTATGAGTCTTCCTAAAATAGAGACAATAAGAGCTATGAGTAGTTTTTCAACATCTATGATATATGTAATTTTTAAAGATGGAGTTGATTTATACGATGCTAGAAGTAGAATTTTAGAACAATTATCAACTTTACAAGGAACATTTCCCTCTCTTGCAAAAGTAAAATTAGGTCCTGATGCTTCAGGTGTTGGTTGGGCTTATGAATATGCATTAAAATCAAAAAATAGAAGTCTTGATGAGCTTAGAACTTTGCAAGACTATTTTTATAAGTTTGCACTTTTAGGAGTTGATGGAGTTAGTGAGGTAGCATCAGTTGGAGGATATGTTCGAAACTATGAAATTACTCTAAATCAAGATAGATTAATTCAATATGATTTAGATATAGAAGAGATTAAAGATGCAATTGTTAAAAATAACAATGATAGTGGAGCAAGAGTAATACTTGAAAATGGTTATGAACAAATTATTAGTGCAAGAGCATATTTAAAATCAAAAAAAGATATTGAAAATATAACTATAAAGACTCAAAATAATATCCCTTTGAAAATAAAAGATATAGCGGAGATTAATCTTACTTCAAATGATAGAAGAGGAGTTGCTGAACTAAATGGTGAAGGTGAGGTTGTTGGAGGAATTGTAGTAACTAGATATGGTGTTGATGTTCATAGTGTAATTAAAAATGTAAAAGCGAAATTACATTCTTTAAATATTGATGATGTAGAAATAGTTGAGGTTTATGATAGAACCTCTTTAATTGATGCTGCAATTGATACTTTAAAAAGAACTTTGATTGAAGAGTCAATTATTGTTATGTTAATAGTTGCAATATTCTTGTTTCATTTTAGAAGTGCTTTAATTATAATTATTACCCTTCCTTTAACTGTAATGATTAGTTTTTTACTTATGAAGCTATTTAATATTGGCTCAAATATTATGAGTTTAGGAGGAATTGCAATTGCAATTGGAGCTATGGTTGATGCAACAATTGTAATGGTTGAAAATGCTCATAAACATCTTCAAGGAAAAGAAAATATAACAAAAGAGGAGAGGATAGAGATAATATTATCTTCTGCAAAACAAGTTGGACGACCTATTTTCTTTGCCCTACTTTTGGTTGTAGTATCATTTTTACCAATTTTTGCACTAAGTGGACAAGAAGGAAAACTATTTTCACCACTTGCTTTTACAAAAACATTTGCAATGCTTTGTGGGGCGATACTTTCAATTACCCTAGTTCCTATTTTGATGATATATTTTATAAAAGGTAAAATCATTCAAGAGGATAAAAATATCTTAAATAGTTTTTTTATAAAAATTTATTCACCAATATTAAGATTAAGTTTAAAATTAAAATACTTGGTGGTTACTATATTTTTTATAATTATAATTTTTGCCTTATATACATATTCAAAACAAAAATGGGAATTTATGCCTACATTAAATGAGGCAACATTTATGTATATGCCTGTAACTCCTTATGGAATTGGAGCTGATTTGACAAAAGAGTTGGCACAAAAAACCAATATGGTTATAAAATCTTTTCCAGAAGTGCAAAATACTTTTGCAAAAGCTGGACGAGCAGCAACAGCAACTGATCCAGCACCACTTGCTATGATTGAAACAATTATTACTTTTAAACCACAATCACAGTGGAGAGAAGGAATGACTTATAAAAAATTAATTGAAGAAATGGATAAAAAACTTCAAATTCCTGGTCTTATCAATACATGGACATATCCAATTAAAGGTAGAATTGATATGTTACTTACAGGAATTAGAACACCTTTGGGAATAAAACTTTATGGTAAAGATTTAGAAGTTTTACAAGAAGAGAGCTCAAAAATAGAGAACATTTTAAAAAAATATGAAGGCTCTATGAGTGTTAGCGCAGATAAGATAAATCAAGGATATTATTTAAATATAAAAATAGATGATGAAGCAATAAGTAGATATAACATAAGCAAAAACACTATTTTAGAAACTTTAAGTATAGGAGTTGGAGCTGAGCAATTAACTCTCTTTTTAGATAATTTAGAGAGATATCCAATAAGCTTAAGGTATGAATCAAATCAGAGAGAAGATATAAGGGCATTAGAAAATCTACAAATAAAAACTAATCTAGGATTTAAACCACTTAAAACATTTGCCACTTTGTCTTATGAAGAGAGTCCTTCAATAATTCAATCGGAAAAAGCACTTAAAGTTGCTTACGTTTATATTAGTCCAAAAAGTGATTTTTCTATACAACAATATAAAGATGATTCAAATAAACTTTTAAAAGATTTAAAACTTCCAGATGGTTACTATTTTGAGTGGTCAGGACAAAGTGAATTTTTACAACAAGCAATGTCAAAATTAAGCTTTATTATTCCAATAGTTTTAATGTTTATATTCATTTTGATCTATTTAGCACTAAAGAATTTAAAATATACATTGATAATATTTTGTACACTTCCTTTTGCTTTAAGTGGTGGAGTATTTTATATAGAATATTTAGGATTTAATATCTCTATTGCTGTTATTGTTGGATTTATGGCACTTTTAGGAGTTGCTGCTGAAACTTCTATAGTTATGATGTTATAT
- a CDS encoding FixH family protein — MKKVLKAFVVMLLMATILNASSLKESLNVDGYNLELTSKRDLSAGSNEFFVKITKDGKEVNDAKIKAKFFMPEMPGMPYMEHEGEGKFENGIYSFVINFCMDGTWQYNIRFKTADDKVHSVKSSVSF, encoded by the coding sequence ATGAAAAAAGTATTAAAAGCTTTTGTAGTTATGCTTCTAATGGCTACTATTTTAAATGCAAGCTCATTAAAAGAGAGTTTAAATGTTGATGGATACAATCTTGAACTTACAAGCAAAAGAGATTTAAGTGCAGGAAGTAATGAGTTTTTTGTGAAAATCACAAAAGATGGAAAAGAAGTAAATGATGCAAAAATAAAAGCTAAATTTTTTATGCCAGAGATGCCAGGAATGCCATATATGGAGCATGAAGGTGAAGGAAAATTTGAAAATGGCATTTATAGTTTTGTAATTAATTTCTGCATGGATGGAACTTGGCAATATAATATCAGATTTAAAACAGCTGATGATAAAGTTCACTCTGTAAAAAGTAGCGTGAGCTTCTAA
- a CDS encoding efflux RND transporter periplasmic adaptor subunit, producing the protein MKKIFLSLILIAINLSSNPIDAKQLFNIEKVKVKKESYKESKEFYGITKLNESKTIDIVSRFDGYITNLNANKNYMNIKKGESLYTIYSSDIASIKAEIEIAKDLNKNLYDKANSKLENFDIKNSKFINNEIVINSPISGIITQKNINNKSYVEKGKTLFQISSLEDIWFVASIYQEDLSFIKPNMNSIIKLDGVENPILAKVDFIYPVFNEEKKTVDIRFVIENSQNKILPSMFGKVKIEKESKEILVLPKTAVIKKSENYYVFIPKENGQFTPKKIEAKRLSGDRYEILTGLNIDDEVINNSLFLYDADAMTNRLYDETSNEEW; encoded by the coding sequence ATGAAAAAAATATTCTTATCGCTAATACTTATAGCTATAAATCTTAGTTCAAATCCAATAGATGCTAAACAACTTTTTAATATTGAAAAAGTAAAAGTAAAGAAAGAGAGTTATAAAGAATCAAAAGAGTTTTATGGGATTACAAAATTAAATGAGAGTAAAACTATTGATATTGTTAGTAGATTTGATGGATATATTACAAATTTAAATGCAAATAAAAATTATATGAATATTAAAAAAGGTGAAAGTTTATATACTATTTACTCAAGTGATATTGCATCAATAAAAGCTGAGATTGAAATAGCAAAAGATTTAAATAAAAATTTATATGATAAAGCAAATAGTAAATTAGAAAATTTTGATATAAAAAATTCAAAGTTTATAAACAATGAAATAGTTATAAACTCCCCTATCTCTGGAATAATCACACAAAAAAATATAAATAATAAAAGTTATGTTGAAAAAGGAAAAACTCTATTTCAGATTTCATCATTGGAAGATATTTGGTTTGTAGCTTCTATATATCAAGAAGATTTGAGTTTTATAAAACCAAATATGAATTCAATAATTAAACTTGATGGAGTAGAAAATCCAATTTTAGCAAAAGTTGATTTTATATACCCAGTTTTTAATGAAGAGAAAAAAACAGTAGATATAAGATTTGTTATAGAAAATTCACAAAATAAAATTTTGCCTTCAATGTTTGGAAAAGTAAAAATAGAAAAAGAGAGTAAGGAAATTTTAGTTTTACCAAAAACTGCAGTTATAAAAAAATCAGAAAATTATTATGTATTTATTCCAAAAGAAAATGGACAATTTACTCCTAAAAAAATTGAAGCAAAAAGATTAAGTGGTGATAGATATGAGATTTTAACTGGATTAAATATTGATGATGAGGTTATAAACAACTCTTTATTCTTATATGATGCTGATGCTATGACAAATAGACTTTATGATGAAACTTCCAATGAGGAGTGGTAA
- a CDS encoding sensor histidine kinase, whose amino-acid sequence MDIDLTSSEKKSFFSFLALYLGSSFILMLIALFFYYQNEKTLYLDLVKSNMQNIVSKVSNEIIISHMLDVEFDKNIYLNNQDYKISFYDKDKNLLFGNLDEKLNFEQNFYNDEEKLIIVDSSTVGHLGIWYIALKDNSLKEKISNLKLNIFLIFLIFYTIIAILSWSLAKLFLKPIKNERERLNNFIKDTTHELNTPISAIIMSCEDDNLTKKQLDRIKFSAKRVSEIYKDLTYIFLGNIEKKSLDKIDLSKVIKEEIINFEPMIARKRLKINLNIEEFFYEINKDDFIRLFNNLFSNAIKYNKTEGNIDIILQNSELIIKDSGIGISKDKIKDIFNRYYRATNQSGGFGLGLNIVNMICKTYNIKIDVQSSENVGSTFTLKL is encoded by the coding sequence TTGGATATAGATTTAACTTCTAGTGAAAAAAAAAGTTTTTTTAGCTTTTTAGCTCTTTATTTAGGATCATCTTTTATATTAATGTTAATTGCTCTATTTTTCTATTATCAAAATGAGAAAACACTTTATTTGGATTTAGTAAAATCAAATATGCAAAATATAGTATCTAAAGTTTCAAATGAAATAATAATATCTCATATGTTGGATGTCGAATTTGATAAAAATATATATTTGAATAATCAAGATTATAAAATCTCTTTTTATGATAAAGATAAAAATTTATTATTTGGAAATTTAGACGAAAAGTTAAATTTTGAACAAAATTTTTATAATGATGAAGAAAAATTAATTATTGTTGATAGTTCAACTGTAGGACATTTAGGAATTTGGTATATAGCTTTAAAAGACAATAGCTTAAAAGAGAAAATATCAAATTTAAAATTAAATATTTTTCTTATTTTTTTAATATTTTATACAATTATTGCTATTCTTAGCTGGTCTTTAGCAAAACTATTTCTAAAACCAATAAAAAATGAGAGAGAAAGATTAAATAACTTTATAAAGGATACTACTCATGAGTTAAATACTCCAATAAGTGCAATAATTATGTCTTGTGAAGATGATAATTTAACTAAAAAACAACTAGATAGAATAAAATTTAGTGCAAAAAGAGTTAGTGAGATTTATAAAGATTTGACGTATATATTTTTAGGAAATATTGAAAAAAAAAGTTTAGATAAAATAGATTTATCAAAAGTTATTAAAGAAGAGATAATAAATTTTGAGCCAATGATTGCTAGAAAAAGATTAAAAATAAACCTTAATATAGAAGAGTTCTTTTATGAAATAAATAAAGATGATTTTATAAGACTTTTTAATAATCTATTCTCAAATGCTATAAAATATAATAAAACTGAAGGAAATATAGATATTATCTTGCAAAATAGCGAGTTAATAATAAAAGATAGTGGTATTGGAATATCAAAAGATAAAATAAAAGATATTTTCAACAGATATTATAGAGCAACAAATCAAAGTGGAGGCTTTGGTTTAGGACTAAATATTGTAAATATGATTTGTAAAACTTACAATATCAAAATAGATGTTCAATCTTCTGAAAATGTAGGCTCAACTTTTACTTTAAAACTCTAA
- a CDS encoding RNA recognition motif domain-containing protein has product MNIYVGNLSYKMNDNDLEAVFAKFGAVKSAKIIMDKETGRSKGFAFVEMEEASAGNAAIEALNGKETDGRTLRVNEAKPKEDRPRDSRPRRNF; this is encoded by the coding sequence ATGAACATTTACGTTGGGAATTTATCGTACAAAATGAACGATAATGATTTAGAAGCAGTTTTTGCTAAATTTGGTGCAGTTAAGAGCGCAAAAATAATTATGGACAAAGAAACAGGAAGATCTAAAGGTTTTGCTTTTGTTGAAATGGAAGAAGCTAGTGCAGGAAATGCTGCTATTGAAGCTTTAAATGGTAAAGAGACTGATGGTAGAACTTTAAGAGTAAACGAAGCTAAACCAAAAGAAGATAGACCAAGAGATAGCAGACCAAGAAGAAATTTCTAA